From Fusobacteriaceae bacterium, a single genomic window includes:
- the thiM gene encoding hydroxyethylthiazole kinase, with protein MFKEKLENLRKNGALIHNITNYVTVNDVANILLASGAAPIMADEIDEAADITSICGGLAINIGTLNRRTIPAMFAAGKKANELRHMVVLDPVGAGASTLRTETATGLLHEIRFTAIRGNISEIKAIAAGTSGTQGVDANVADKVTDENLENAVSFVKSFSRETGALIIATGAIDLVADKDTAYVIRNGHPDMSRITGTGCMLSALVAAYLTANPDDLLTAAAAAVVAMGFAGETARARMTEKDGNGAFRQYLLDAVYAMTGEALEAGAKYALR; from the coding sequence ATGTTTAAGGAAAAACTGGAAAATTTACGGAAAAACGGCGCGCTGATTCATAACATCACGAATTACGTCACGGTCAACGACGTGGCCAATATCCTGCTGGCCTCGGGGGCGGCCCCCATCATGGCCGACGAGATCGACGAAGCCGCTGATATTACCTCGATTTGCGGGGGGCTCGCCATCAATATCGGGACGCTCAACCGGCGCACGATTCCCGCCATGTTCGCGGCGGGCAAGAAAGCCAACGAACTCAGGCACATGGTCGTGCTCGATCCCGTGGGAGCCGGGGCTTCGACGCTCAGGACGGAAACGGCGACCGGGTTGCTTCATGAAATCAGATTTACCGCCATTCGCGGAAATATCTCGGAAATCAAAGCCATTGCCGCCGGAACCTCGGGGACCCAGGGCGTCGACGCCAACGTGGCCGACAAGGTGACCGACGAAAATCTTGAGAACGCGGTTTCCTTTGTCAAGAGCTTTTCCCGGGAAACGGGGGCGCTCATTATCGCCACGGGCGCAATCGACCTTGTGGCCGACAAAGATACGGCCTATGTGATCCGGAACGGTCATCCCGATATGAGCCGGATCACCGGCACGGGCTGTATGCTCTCGGCCCTGGTCGCGGCTTACCTCACCGCAAATCCCGACGATCTGCTGACCGCGGCCGCGGCCGCCGTTGTCGCCATGGGTTTCGCCGGAGAGACCGCCCGGGCCCGCATGACGGAAAAAGACGGAAACGGCGCCTTCCGGCAATATTTGCTGGACGCCGTCTACGCCATGACGGGGGAGGCGCTGGAAGCGGGGGCGAAATATGCGCTCCGATAG
- the thiE gene encoding thiamine phosphate synthase, which produces MRSDSGYLTFYAVTDRAWIGENSLALQVESALKGGVSCVQLREKDLPFADFLAEAREIKNLCRRYDVPFIVNDNVDIAIATGADGVHIGQSDEPVEVVRKRIPGDMLLGVSAQTVEDALRAEAQGADYLGVGAVFPTATKPDAITVSKETLASICKAVRIPVVAIGGITKENLPTLCDTGIAGVALVSAVFAARDIERECRALKTAIEDIVRVRKI; this is translated from the coding sequence ATGCGCTCCGATAGCGGATATCTGACGTTTTACGCGGTCACGGACCGGGCCTGGATCGGGGAAAACTCCCTGGCCCTGCAGGTGGAATCCGCCTTGAAAGGAGGCGTCTCCTGCGTACAGCTGCGGGAAAAGGACCTGCCTTTTGCGGATTTCCTCGCGGAAGCCCGTGAAATAAAGAATCTGTGCCGCCGCTACGACGTTCCCTTTATCGTCAACGACAATGTGGATATCGCCATCGCCACGGGAGCGGACGGGGTACATATCGGGCAAAGCGACGAGCCCGTGGAGGTTGTCCGGAAGCGGATCCCCGGGGATATGCTGCTGGGCGTTTCCGCCCAGACTGTTGAAGACGCCCTGCGCGCCGAAGCGCAGGGGGCCGATTATCTTGGCGTCGGCGCGGTATTTCCCACGGCCACGAAACCCGACGCCATAACCGTTTCAAAAGAGACGCTGGCGTCCATTTGCAAGGCGGTCCGGATCCCTGTCGTCGCCATCGGGGGCATTACGAAAGAAAATTTGCCGACGTTGTGCGATACGGGAATCGCCGGGGTCGCCCTGGTATCGGCCGTATTCGCGGCGCGGGATATCGAGCGCGAATGTCGCGCATTGAAAACGGCGATTGAGGACATCGTGAGGGTGAGGAAAATATGA
- the cytX gene encoding putative hydroxymethylpyrimidine transporter CytX → MEQEKSSTLSQGLIWFGAAVSIAEILTGALFAPLGLKKGFAAIIAGHVIGCGLLYLAGVIGARTGKSAMETVKISFGQKGSLLFSLLNVLQLAGWTAIMIASGGESAATAAPFLGVSLWECAIGALVLVWILIDFRHLQKLNLAAMSALFLLTLVLSTIVFKGGKSLPSAEALSFGVAVELSAAMPLSWLPLISDYTRSSKDPGKAPAVSALVYFATSCWMYAIGMGAALYTGESDIAKIMSGVGLAAIALFIVVFSTVTTTFLDVWSAGVSSESVSRHFREKPAAALVCILGILLAVFTPITRMEGFLYLIGSVFAPMIAILIVDYFILGRDAGKKAYDLGNLLIWLVGFVLYRIFLKIDTPLGNTLPVMILTGGLCIVVRKFFMKGVLHV, encoded by the coding sequence ATGGAACAAGAGAAAAGCTCTACCCTGTCCCAGGGCCTGATCTGGTTCGGGGCGGCGGTCTCCATCGCCGAGATCCTGACCGGAGCGCTTTTCGCGCCGCTGGGTTTGAAAAAGGGTTTTGCCGCCATTATCGCGGGGCACGTAATCGGCTGCGGGCTGCTCTATCTCGCGGGGGTCATCGGGGCGAGGACCGGAAAAAGCGCCATGGAGACCGTCAAGATCTCCTTCGGGCAAAAGGGCTCGCTGCTTTTTTCCCTGCTGAATGTGCTGCAACTGGCGGGCTGGACCGCGATCATGATCGCTTCGGGCGGGGAATCGGCCGCGACCGCCGCGCCTTTTTTGGGGGTCTCTCTCTGGGAATGCGCCATCGGGGCGCTGGTTCTCGTCTGGATCCTCATTGATTTCAGGCATTTGCAAAAATTGAATCTCGCGGCCATGAGCGCGCTCTTTCTGCTGACGCTGGTTCTCTCCACGATCGTCTTCAAGGGGGGAAAATCGCTGCCCTCGGCGGAAGCGCTTTCTTTCGGGGTCGCCGTGGAACTTTCGGCCGCCATGCCCCTTTCGTGGCTCCCCTTGATCTCCGATTACACCCGCTCTTCAAAGGATCCCGGGAAAGCCCCTGCCGTCAGCGCTCTCGTCTATTTCGCGACGAGCTGCTGGATGTACGCCATCGGCATGGGCGCGGCCCTCTACACCGGAGAAAGCGATATCGCCAAGATCATGTCGGGCGTCGGGCTTGCCGCCATTGCGTTGTTCATCGTGGTCTTTTCCACAGTAACGACGACGTTTCTGGACGTCTGGTCGGCTGGAGTCAGCAGCGAGAGCGTCTCCCGGCATTTCCGGGAAAAGCCCGCGGCCGCCCTTGTTTGCATTCTGGGGATACTGCTCGCGGTTTTTACGCCGATTACGCGAATGGAGGGCTTCCTCTATCTGATCGGCTCCGTCTTCGCGCCGATGATCGCGATCCTCATCGTCGATTATTTTATCCTCGGGCGGGACGCCGGGAAAAAGGCTTATGATTTGGGCAATCTTCTGATCTGGCTCGTGGGCTTCGTCCTGTACAGGATCTTTCTGAAGATCGACACCCCTCTTGGAAATACGCTTCCCGTGATGATACTTACGGGTGGACTGTGTATTGTGGTCAGAAAATTTTTTATGAAAGGAGTTCTTCATGTTTAA
- a CDS encoding HAD family phosphatase, with translation MIKLRGAVFDADGTLLDSMAIWKDLGAMFLRKRGVEAEAGLSQTLQALEMAEVAAYLKKTYGLPGEIPQILEEITDMVREFYAFTVEAKPGVLPFLAKLKARGIPMCIATSNFRWLLAPALERCGISAYIPDMFTAVELETGKAEPLIFDRARERLGTLPGETVVFEDAPYAMRTAKNAGYQVVAVYDDWYRDAREEIEGLADAAITTFDETEGIFDV, from the coding sequence ATGATCAAGCTACGGGGGGCGGTTTTTGACGCAGACGGGACGCTGCTGGATTCCATGGCAATCTGGAAGGATCTGGGGGCGATGTTCCTGCGAAAACGGGGCGTCGAAGCCGAGGCGGGCCTTTCGCAAACCCTTCAGGCCTTGGAGATGGCGGAAGTGGCCGCTTACTTGAAAAAGACCTACGGCCTGCCCGGGGAGATCCCGCAGATTTTGGAAGAAATCACGGACATGGTCCGGGAGTTTTACGCCTTTACCGTGGAAGCCAAGCCCGGCGTCCTGCCTTTTTTGGCAAAGCTGAAGGCGCGAGGCATTCCCATGTGTATCGCTACCTCAAATTTTCGCTGGCTTTTGGCGCCTGCCCTCGAGCGTTGCGGAATCTCGGCCTATATACCGGATATGTTTACGGCCGTCGAGTTGGAGACCGGGAAGGCGGAACCCCTGATCTTTGATCGGGCTCGGGAGCGTCTGGGCACGTTGCCCGGGGAAACCGTCGTCTTCGAAGACGCCCCCTACGCCATGAGGACAGCGAAAAACGCGGGATATCAGGTAGTCGCCGTCTATGACGACTGGTACCGGGACGCGCGGGAGGAAATCGAAGGGCTGGCCGACGCGGCCATTACGACATTTGATGAAACGGAGGGGATTTTCGATGTATAA
- a CDS encoding ferritin translates to MIKEKVAKVLNDQINAEFYSAYLYLAMSAWADIQGFKGFANWLRIQAKEEMAHGTHIYDFLLDRDYQPSFDAVKKPEGKWKTLVEVYEQVLKHEQHVTDLINNIATVSLKEADHASYNFIMWYVNEQVEEEATANEILTKLRLIGDNVSQIYTLDTEFAGRTFTDPFAGTSSDT, encoded by the coding sequence ATGATTAAAGAAAAAGTGGCAAAGGTTTTAAACGACCAAATCAACGCGGAATTCTACTCGGCCTATCTCTATCTGGCCATGTCGGCCTGGGCGGACATTCAGGGCTTCAAGGGCTTCGCCAACTGGCTCAGGATTCAGGCCAAGGAAGAGATGGCCCACGGGACGCACATTTACGATTTTCTTCTGGACCGGGATTATCAGCCGTCCTTCGACGCGGTAAAAAAGCCCGAGGGCAAATGGAAGACGCTGGTCGAAGTCTATGAGCAGGTTTTGAAGCACGAACAGCATGTGACGGATCTTATCAACAACATCGCCACGGTCAGCCTCAAAGAAGCCGACCACGCGAGTTACAACTTTATCATGTGGTATGTGAACGAGCAGGTGGAGGAAGAGGCCACGGCCAATGAAATTCTCACCAAGCTGCGGTTGATCGGCGACAACGTGAGTCAGATCTACACGCTGGATACGGAATTCGCGGGCAGGACCTTTACGGATCCCTTCGCGGGGACGTCCTCCGATACCTGA
- the thiD gene encoding bifunctional hydroxymethylpyrimidine kinase/phosphomethylpyrimidine kinase gives MYKVLTIAGSDCSGGAGIQADIKTMTAHRMYAMSAITALTAQNTLGVSDILGVTPAFLKNQLDCIFTDIYPDAVKIGMVADSALIEAIAERLRFYHAKNIVADPVMAATSGARLLAPGAQEALIKTLLPLATVITPNIPEAEMLWGCPVRNEADMVQAGFAISEQTGTSVLVKGGHNVADASDVLIEDGKAQWFHAERIANPNTHGTGCTLSSAIACNLAAGFPLAQSVSRAKDYLTGALAQMLDLGQGAGPLDHMWRLAIKG, from the coding sequence ATGTATAAAGTATTGACCATTGCGGGTTCCGACTGTAGCGGCGGAGCGGGAATCCAGGCGGACATAAAAACCATGACGGCCCACAGGATGTACGCCATGAGCGCCATCACCGCCCTTACCGCGCAAAATACCCTCGGCGTGAGCGATATCCTTGGCGTGACGCCGGCCTTTCTCAAAAACCAGCTGGATTGCATATTTACCGATATTTACCCCGACGCCGTCAAAATCGGCATGGTGGCGGACAGCGCCCTGATCGAAGCGATTGCCGAAAGGCTTCGCTTTTATCATGCGAAAAACATCGTGGCGGATCCCGTCATGGCGGCCACTTCGGGCGCGAGGCTCCTGGCCCCCGGCGCGCAGGAGGCGCTGATCAAAACGCTGCTCCCTCTGGCGACCGTCATTACGCCCAATATTCCCGAGGCCGAAATGCTCTGGGGATGTCCGGTCCGCAATGAAGCCGATATGGTACAGGCGGGCTTCGCCATTTCCGAACAAACCGGGACATCCGTTCTCGTCAAAGGCGGCCATAATGTCGCGGACGCGTCCGACGTCCTCATTGAAGACGGAAAGGCCCAGTGGTTCCATGCCGAACGGATAGCCAATCCCAATACGCACGGTACCGGTTGTACGCTTTCGTCGGCCATTGCCTGCAATCTGGCGGCAGGCTTCCCGCTGGCTCAAAGCGTCAGCCGAGCCAAGGACTATCTGACGGGGGCGCTGGCTCAAATGCTGGACCTCGGTCAGGGCGCGGGACCTCTCGATCACATGTGGCGGCTGGCAATCAAAGGGTAA
- a CDS encoding GntR family transcriptional regulator, translating to MIIEKTKSMREQAYEILRKMILDGEIPPGERIKEIEYSHKFQISRTPIREALRMLELEGLVENNDTGGVIVKKVTGGELRELYRIRIALEDIVLEEVVKYATEEDIAVIERIIRDTAEQMKKKNDKNVFRLFSRFNLELHRISRLQRVTDMVKNMTSYLEQIRRMSIENKDRQQAAFADHSEMLELIKNKDLDRLLDLNHRHLTRSMDFVSKYFGQINEPKAE from the coding sequence ATGATCATCGAAAAGACGAAATCCATGCGGGAGCAGGCTTATGAAATCCTGAGAAAAATGATTCTCGACGGGGAAATCCCGCCGGGAGAACGGATCAAGGAAATCGAGTATTCCCACAAGTTTCAGATCAGCAGGACCCCGATCCGTGAGGCCTTGAGGATGCTGGAACTCGAGGGTCTCGTGGAAAACAACGACACGGGCGGCGTTATTGTGAAAAAAGTCACGGGCGGAGAACTCCGGGAGCTCTACCGGATCCGGATCGCGCTCGAAGACATCGTGCTGGAGGAAGTTGTCAAATACGCGACCGAAGAGGACATCGCGGTCATTGAGCGGATTATCCGCGATACGGCGGAGCAGATGAAGAAAAAGAACGACAAAAATGTCTTTCGGCTCTTCTCCCGCTTCAATCTGGAACTCCACCGGATTTCCCGCTTGCAGAGGGTTACGGACATGGTGAAAAACATGACGTCCTACCTTGAGCAGATCCGCCGGATGTCCATAGAAAACAAGGACAGACAGCAGGCGGCCTTCGCCGATCATTCGGAAATGCTGGAGCTCATCAAAAACAAAGACCTCGACCGGCTCCTTGACCTGAATCATCGGCATCTGACCCGGTCCATGGACTTTGTTTCGAAATACTTCGGCCAGATCAACGAGCCCAAAGCTGAATAA